Proteins from a single region of candidate division WOR-3 bacterium:
- a CDS encoding PLP-dependent transferase — MNKPTPSPSEGMKRYLERARVIIEKRRQAWQQAKRRRFDTLAVHGLYTVEEALNNNQGATMEPLFLSAAQAYRDSDELEAALSYQIPTWCYTRIHNPTLQYLEDVLALLDGYGYDGETSCVVYSSGMAAIAGVTDALLVRQDDAPLNFVATCQVYGGTFQQFNIRKMQERGIEVRWVRNSNDLDEWARLIDKNTRFLYGEMPSNPGLAFFDLKQVVDLAHARGLPFICDSTIASPALLRPICYGADIVIQSVTKVMSSSGTGIAGAVICRKPIISNVNNEDMKADFCQYLKLWPQRDTGGCLHPFQAAMTLNDLRTLRTRVDVWSQTALTVAKFLERHKNVLAVNYLGLESNPLHEVAKKYLWLVDAEYDERYRKPVNRFSHLLSFRVKGGAQACRDVFDRLQMIWRATDLGRVKSVATIPAISTHWQQGEEGRQMAAIPPDLIRLSVGAEHPDDIIADLDQALAKSN, encoded by the coding sequence ATGAACAAACCCACGCCCTCGCCAAGCGAGGGCATGAAACGGTATCTGGAAAGGGCCAGGGTGATTATCGAGAAGCGCCGGCAAGCCTGGCAACAAGCCAAGCGCCGGCGTTTTGACACGCTTGCCGTGCACGGGCTCTACACGGTGGAAGAAGCGTTGAACAATAACCAGGGCGCGACGATGGAGCCGCTGTTCTTATCTGCAGCTCAGGCATACCGCGACTCAGATGAACTGGAAGCCGCTCTCTCCTATCAGATTCCAACCTGGTGCTATACCCGGATTCACAACCCGACGCTTCAGTATCTAGAAGATGTTCTGGCGCTGCTTGACGGGTACGGCTATGACGGAGAAACAAGCTGCGTTGTCTATTCGTCCGGTATGGCTGCGATTGCGGGCGTGACTGACGCGCTGCTGGTAAGGCAGGACGATGCGCCTCTGAATTTTGTCGCCACCTGCCAGGTGTACGGTGGGACATTCCAGCAGTTCAATATCCGCAAGATGCAGGAGCGGGGCATCGAGGTGCGCTGGGTGCGTAATTCAAACGACTTGGATGAATGGGCAAGGCTCATAGACAAGAACACCCGTTTCTTGTATGGCGAGATGCCGTCCAATCCAGGCCTGGCTTTCTTTGACCTGAAGCAGGTCGTGGACTTGGCGCACGCGCGCGGGTTGCCCTTTATTTGCGATTCCACGATTGCTTCTCCGGCTTTGTTGCGGCCCATATGCTATGGCGCCGACATTGTGATTCAGTCTGTTACCAAGGTGATGAGCAGTTCGGGTACGGGTATTGCCGGTGCGGTAATCTGCCGCAAGCCGATAATCTCCAATGTCAACAACGAAGATATGAAAGCTGATTTCTGCCAGTATTTGAAGCTGTGGCCCCAGCGGGATACCGGCGGTTGTCTGCATCCGTTTCAGGCCGCAATGACTCTGAACGACCTGCGCACACTGCGCACAAGGGTGGATGTATGGAGTCAGACTGCCCTCACAGTAGCGAAGTTTCTAGAGCGGCACAAAAACGTTCTGGCGGTGAACTATCTGGGTCTGGAATCAAACCCGCTGCACGAGGTGGCAAAGAAATACCTCTGGCTGGTAGATGCAGAATACGACGAGAGGTACAGAAAACCGGTGAACCGCTTCTCCCATCTGCTTTCCTTCCGGGTGAAAGGCGGAGCCCAGGCGTGCCGAGACGTATTCGACCGGCTTCAGATGATATGGCGGGCAACAGACCTTGGCCGGGTAAAATCGGTAGCCACTATTCCGGCGAT
- a CDS encoding aminotransferase class I/II-fold pyridoxal phosphate-dependent enzyme, with protein sequence MHHPDTLCVHSGQPETGPGPVVTPIYATSTFRFRSAQHGAALFAGKEPGYIYTRMLNPTVKGLEDCVASLEGGAFGLATSSGMAAIHATLVALCSAGNHVVCSRAVYGPTLGLLQSIMSGLGVEYSSVDTTDVEQVNAVLRPNTKVLFVETPGNPTLVISDLAALAGLCQKRGIKLVVDNTFMTPILQRPLDWGADVVVHSLTKFLNGHADVVGGIIVVRNEATYLQFRKVLNHLGGVLGPFEAFLVHRGIKTLHLRMQRHCENAILIARFLESHPKVAAVRYPGLPSHPQYELAQRQMKGPGGMISFELKSGLEAGRRVMDSVRLCGLAVSLGGVETLIEHPASMTHASVPEEERLRAGITDGLVRLSVGIENPEDIIADLDQALARA encoded by the coding sequence ATGCACCACCCTGATACTTTGTGCGTTCACTCTGGCCAGCCTGAGACCGGCCCAGGGCCGGTAGTTACTCCGATATACGCAACCTCCACTTTCCGCTTCCGTTCTGCCCAGCATGGCGCAGCCCTTTTTGCCGGCAAAGAGCCGGGCTACATCTACACCCGCATGCTCAACCCGACAGTAAAGGGACTGGAAGATTGCGTCGCCAGCCTTGAGGGAGGCGCATTCGGCCTAGCCACCAGCTCCGGCATGGCCGCCATTCATGCTACACTGGTCGCGCTCTGCTCAGCTGGCAACCACGTAGTCTGCTCCCGGGCGGTGTACGGCCCGACTCTGGGACTGCTGCAGAGTATAATGTCCGGGTTGGGCGTGGAGTATTCCAGCGTAGATACGACGGATGTAGAACAGGTGAACGCTGTTCTTCGGCCCAACACCAAAGTCCTGTTTGTGGAAACACCCGGCAACCCGACGCTTGTCATCTCTGACCTGGCGGCTCTGGCTGGACTCTGCCAGAAGCGTGGTATCAAGCTGGTGGTGGATAACACCTTCATGACTCCGATTCTGCAACGACCTCTGGACTGGGGAGCAGATGTGGTAGTTCACTCCTTGACCAAGTTTCTTAACGGACATGCTGATGTGGTCGGCGGCATTATCGTGGTGCGCAACGAGGCCACGTACCTGCAGTTCCGCAAGGTTCTGAACCATCTGGGCGGGGTATTGGGACCCTTTGAAGCATTTCTGGTGCACCGGGGCATCAAAACCCTGCACCTTCGGATGCAGCGTCACTGCGAAAATGCCATCCTGATTGCCAGATTCCTGGAAAGTCACCCCAAAGTGGCGGCGGTACGTTATCCCGGGCTTCCTAGCCATCCCCAGTACGAGCTGGCGCAGCGGCAGATGAAAGGTCCGGGCGGCATGATAAGCTTTGAGCTGAAAAGCGGCCTGGAAGCCGGGCGCCGGGTTATGGACTCGGTCCGGCTCTGCGGACTCGCAGTCAGTCTGGGCGGAGTAGAAACACTTATTGAGCATCCCGCCTCCATGACTCATGCCAGCGTGCCAGAGGAAGAAAGGTTGCGTGCAGGTATTACTGATGGTCTGGTTCGCCTGTCAGTGGGTATAGAAAACCCGGAAGATATTATCGCCGATTTGGATCAGGCGCTTGCCAGGGCGTGA
- a CDS encoding biotin transporter BioY has product MRPAGAALGARRASAAVLLYLFAGGVGLPVFTGFGYGVTHLTHALASA; this is encoded by the coding sequence GTGCGTCCGGCCGGAGCGGCCCTTGGCGCCCGGCGGGCAAGCGCAGCTGTCCTCTTATACCTTTTTGCCGGTGGTGTAGGTCTGCCTGTATTTACTGGTTTTGGCTACGGTGTGACGCACCTGACTCACGCCCTGGCAAGCGCCTGA
- a CDS encoding sodium:solute symporter family protein: MIKTIIILGYLTALTVLGLLARRRSRPGQEDFFLASRTIGPLFLLLTMAATNFSAFTVLGFAGEGYRSGYAYYPIMAFGTGFMALTFLFLGIPVWRWSRARGVVTPAEFMLVRLGNRPLQLAFATVMIVFTLPYIALQPMGAGYALNKLLGIPYAWGVVLVTVVGVGYVVASGLRGDVWTDTLQGGVMIVALVAVFVGAARALGGFGQTNQTVREQLPALFARPGPGGEFPVGVWLSYMALWFLCDPMFPQLFQRFLAARDEKALRVTALFYPLVTGGLFFLPVAVGVMARLVEPGLVGRAADEVLPLVAGRVLPSWLAAVVVAGVLAAMMSTMDSQLLTLSSMVVRDILGCKEHSSPVWSRAAVVLLGLVGLVLALRPVATIRVIATETFTGLAVLFPVTFAAVYWRRTNPWAALASIVAGEALVALYHFKLLPAPGVLPVIPVVLVTTAVLVVGSLVRPARQTDVMARISGSAWRWVAVFGLLFVASVDFWNWNRSEVFWWGLPTWLWYHLALIVVLFLALLIWAACSRSDKSCYRVNASE; encoded by the coding sequence ATGATAAAGACGATCATCATCCTTGGTTACCTTACGGCCCTGACTGTGCTCGGGCTATTGGCCCGACGTCGTAGCCGCCCCGGGCAGGAAGACTTTTTCTTGGCCAGCAGGACGATTGGGCCGCTGTTCCTGCTCTTGACCATGGCGGCTACGAATTTCTCTGCCTTCACGGTACTCGGGTTTGCCGGCGAGGGATACCGGTCCGGGTACGCTTACTACCCAATAATGGCGTTCGGCACCGGGTTTATGGCTCTGACATTTCTTTTTCTGGGCATACCTGTTTGGCGCTGGAGTCGGGCCCGGGGCGTAGTGACGCCGGCAGAGTTTATGCTCGTCCGGCTCGGCAACAGGCCTTTACAACTTGCTTTTGCCACTGTCATGATTGTGTTTACACTGCCCTACATAGCGCTGCAGCCGATGGGCGCAGGGTATGCGCTGAACAAACTACTTGGCATTCCCTATGCCTGGGGAGTAGTTCTGGTGACCGTGGTAGGGGTCGGTTATGTCGTTGCCTCGGGGTTGCGTGGGGATGTGTGGACTGATACGCTCCAGGGGGGCGTAATGATTGTTGCACTGGTTGCGGTGTTTGTGGGCGCGGCTCGGGCTTTGGGCGGATTTGGCCAGACGAACCAGACGGTGCGAGAGCAACTGCCGGCACTGTTTGCCCGTCCAGGACCTGGTGGCGAGTTTCCGGTGGGCGTGTGGCTTTCCTATATGGCGCTGTGGTTCCTGTGCGACCCGATGTTTCCGCAATTGTTCCAGCGATTCCTGGCTGCACGGGACGAAAAAGCTCTGCGGGTCACCGCACTGTTCTATCCCTTGGTAACGGGTGGACTATTCTTTCTCCCGGTTGCAGTTGGGGTCATGGCTCGGTTGGTGGAACCAGGTTTGGTCGGCAGAGCAGCTGATGAGGTGTTGCCGCTTGTTGCTGGACGAGTTCTGCCAAGCTGGTTAGCTGCGGTGGTGGTAGCTGGAGTGCTTGCGGCGATGATGTCAACGATGGATTCTCAGCTTCTGACGCTTAGTTCAATGGTGGTACGCGATATATTGGGGTGCAAGGAACATTCCTCGCCTGTCTGGTCTCGCGCCGCAGTGGTGCTGCTGGGTCTGGTCGGTCTGGTTCTGGCGTTGCGGCCGGTGGCTACGATACGGGTGATAGCGACAGAGACCTTTACCGGTCTTGCTGTGCTTTTTCCTGTGACGTTCGCGGCAGTGTACTGGCGCAGGACGAATCCTTGGGCGGCCCTTGCTTCCATTGTCGCTGGCGAGGCCTTGGTGGCGCTCTATCATTTCAAACTCCTGCCCGCGCCGGGAGTGCTGCCGGTGATTCCGGTGGTGCTGGTGACGACGGCTGTTTTGGTGGTGGGAAGCCTTGTCCGGCCGGCGCGGCAAACTGATGTTATGGCGCGGATATCTGGCTCAGCCTGGCGCTGGGTGGCTGTTTTTGGTCTTCTGTTCGTGGCGAGCGTTGACTTCTGGAATTGGAACAGGTCAGAAGTGTTCTGGTGGGGATTACCAACGTGGTTGTGGTATCATCTGGCGCTGATAGTCGTTCTGTTTCTTGCCTTGCTAATCTGGGCGGCGTGCAGCAGGAGCGATAAGTCTTGCTACCGCGTCAACGCTTCGGAGTAA
- the pruA gene encoding L-glutamate gamma-semialdehyde dehydrogenase, whose protein sequence is MLTNFANEPYLNFAKTENQVGLEQALTKLKEAAGTEYDLVIGGRRVRTKQQFISYNPSDRKPVGTFSRATEKEAGLAMKAALAAFEEWKYVPAVERASVFLRAARIMRQRRFEFDAAMILEEGKSWSEADADFAEAVDFLEFYAREAIRYDQPCGVTPFPGELQEVRYIPLGVGVVIPPWNFPCAIMVGMTTAAAVTGNTVVLKPSSDAPLIAAMFTEVLEEAGLPPGVVNLLTGPGGAVGDFLVQHPKTRFVSFTGSKAVGLGIIEKAAKTQPGQIWIKRIVAEMGGKDCIIVDAEADLAEAVEGVAVSAFGFQGQKCSACSRAVVDARVYDEFLERLAERVKKITVGPVERRENWMGPVINERAFDSIMEYINVGRKEGRLVCGGQGDKREGFFIQPTVFADVRRNARIAQEEIFGPVLAVIKARNFTDALDIANGTEYGLTGAVYTRNRDKIHRAKREFHVGNMYINRKCTGALVDVQPFGGFNMSGTDSKAGGRDYLLLFLQAKAMTERF, encoded by the coding sequence GTGCTTACAAACTTCGCTAACGAACCTTATCTGAATTTCGCCAAGACCGAAAACCAGGTCGGGCTCGAACAGGCACTTACCAAGCTGAAAGAAGCGGCAGGAACTGAGTACGACCTTGTCATTGGCGGCAGGCGGGTTCGAACCAAGCAGCAGTTCATCTCGTACAATCCTTCGGACCGAAAGCCGGTCGGAACATTTTCGCGGGCGACCGAGAAGGAAGCCGGACTGGCAATGAAAGCCGCTCTGGCCGCGTTTGAAGAGTGGAAGTACGTACCGGCAGTGGAGCGTGCCTCGGTCTTCCTGCGCGCCGCCCGGATAATGAGGCAGCGACGATTCGAGTTCGATGCGGCAATGATTCTCGAAGAAGGCAAGAGCTGGTCTGAGGCCGATGCCGACTTTGCCGAGGCGGTTGATTTTCTTGAGTTCTATGCCCGGGAGGCAATCCGCTACGACCAGCCGTGCGGGGTGACACCATTTCCGGGTGAGCTGCAGGAGGTTCGTTACATTCCGCTCGGCGTCGGAGTGGTAATACCGCCGTGGAACTTTCCGTGTGCGATAATGGTCGGCATGACGACTGCGGCTGCAGTCACCGGCAACACGGTAGTGCTGAAGCCTTCCTCGGATGCCCCGCTTATCGCAGCCATGTTCACCGAGGTGCTGGAGGAGGCTGGCCTGCCACCGGGTGTGGTCAATCTGCTTACCGGGCCGGGCGGCGCAGTCGGTGATTTCCTGGTCCAGCACCCGAAAACACGCTTCGTCTCCTTTACTGGCTCCAAGGCCGTCGGTCTTGGCATCATCGAGAAGGCAGCAAAGACGCAGCCGGGTCAGATATGGATAAAACGGATTGTCGCCGAGATGGGTGGGAAGGACTGTATCATTGTTGATGCCGAAGCCGACCTGGCTGAGGCAGTCGAGGGCGTCGCAGTATCTGCTTTCGGTTTTCAGGGACAGAAGTGCTCGGCATGTTCGCGGGCGGTCGTGGACGCAAGGGTGTATGACGAGTTCTTGGAGCGACTGGCCGAGCGTGTAAAGAAGATAACGGTAGGACCAGTGGAAAGGCGCGAAAACTGGATGGGGCCGGTCATCAACGAACGGGCGTTTGATTCCATCATGGAGTACATCAACGTCGGCCGGAAAGAGGGCCGACTGGTGTGCGGCGGCCAAGGCGATAAACGAGAAGGTTTCTTCATTCAGCCGACCGTGTTTGCGGACGTAAGACGCAACGCTCGAATTGCCCAAGAGGAGATTTTCGGACCAGTGCTGGCCGTCATCAAAGCGCGAAACTTCACCGATGCTCTAGACATCGCCAATGGCACTGAGTACGGGCTCACCGGCGCAGTCTATACCCGCAACCGAGACAAGATTCATCGTGCGAAGCGTGAATTCCATGTCGGCAACATGTACATAAACCGGAAGTGCACTGGCGCGCTGGTTGACGTGCAGCCGTTTGGCGGATTCAACATGTCAGGCACCGACTCTAAGGCTGGTGGCCGGGACTACCTCCTGCTCTTTCTCCAGGCAAAGGCGATGACCGAACGGTTCTAG
- a CDS encoding cyclic 2,3-diphosphoglycerate synthase, translated as MSTPTRAGRRSGGRANRRRVLIMGAAGMDYHVFNVCFRDNPAYEVVGFTMAREQNLGTVGGLRTYPPSLAGKLYPRGIPTFPEEETAVLVKQLGVDEVVFAYSDVSHQHVMNLASAVLAAGASWRLFSPRLTQLQSSKPVIAVCAVRTGCGKSQTSRRVYDIIRSKGIGVVAVREPMPYGELEKQVCQRFASYDDLDQAEATIEEREEYEPYIENGMVIFAGVDYTKVLRRAEAEAEVIVFDGGNNEISFFRPDLLITVTDPLRAGAETAYHPGEVNLRLADVVVINKEDSANPEQISSVKETVRRLNPTALVIDADSPLEVADPNVIRGKRVLVVEDGPTVTHGDMPYGAGRIAAERFGAAAIVDPRPYATGSLARELENNPHLDRVLPAMGYSKEQLAELRSAINQAECDIVVSGTPIDLARLMRTNKPIVRVKYSLLEKSRPDLDEIVTGLLEKKGLVKRN; from the coding sequence ATGTCCACCCCAACCCGGGCGGGCAGGCGGTCTGGAGGTCGAGCCAATCGCCGGCGCGTGCTGATTATGGGTGCGGCTGGCATGGACTACCATGTCTTCAACGTTTGTTTCAGAGACAACCCGGCTTACGAAGTGGTCGGCTTCACCATGGCCCGGGAGCAAAATCTCGGCACCGTCGGTGGGCTTCGAACCTATCCACCGTCGCTTGCTGGCAAGCTGTATCCTCGGGGCATTCCGACTTTCCCCGAGGAAGAAACAGCGGTTCTGGTGAAGCAGTTAGGTGTTGACGAGGTGGTCTTCGCCTATTCGGATGTATCCCACCAACACGTCATGAACCTGGCCTCAGCTGTGCTTGCCGCTGGTGCGAGTTGGCGACTTTTCTCACCCCGGCTGACTCAACTTCAGTCAAGCAAACCGGTCATTGCCGTCTGTGCGGTTCGGACCGGGTGCGGAAAATCGCAGACTTCGCGCCGAGTCTATGATATCATCCGGTCAAAGGGCATCGGCGTTGTTGCGGTACGCGAGCCGATGCCGTATGGCGAGCTAGAAAAGCAAGTCTGCCAGCGGTTCGCATCCTACGACGACCTGGACCAGGCAGAGGCAACAATTGAGGAACGCGAGGAGTACGAGCCGTACATCGAGAACGGAATGGTCATCTTCGCGGGCGTAGACTACACCAAGGTGCTGCGCCGTGCCGAGGCCGAGGCTGAAGTTATCGTGTTTGACGGTGGGAATAACGAGATATCGTTCTTCCGACCAGACCTGCTCATCACTGTGACCGACCCACTGCGGGCCGGCGCGGAGACCGCCTATCACCCCGGCGAAGTGAACCTGAGGCTCGCCGACGTGGTGGTGATAAACAAAGAGGACTCTGCCAATCCCGAGCAGATATCAAGCGTCAAGGAAACGGTGCGTCGGCTGAACCCAACCGCGCTCGTAATTGACGCCGACTCACCGCTTGAAGTTGCCGACCCGAATGTAATCCGTGGCAAACGGGTACTGGTTGTCGAAGACGGACCGACCGTGACACACGGGGACATGCCATACGGCGCGGGCCGGATTGCAGCCGAACGGTTCGGGGCGGCGGCAATCGTTGACCCCAGACCGTACGCCACCGGTTCGCTGGCGCGCGAGCTGGAGAACAATCCTCACCTTGACCGGGTGCTCCCGGCAATGGGCTATTCAAAAGAACAACTTGCCGAGTTACGCTCTGCCATCAATCAGGCAGAATGTGACATTGTTGTCTCGGGCACGCCGATTGACCTTGCCCGGCTAATGCGAACCAACAAGCCCATCGTCCGGGTCAAGTACAGCTTGCTTGAGAAGTCTCGGCCGGACCTTGACGAAATCGTCACGGGCCTGCTGGAAAAGAAGGGGTTGGTCAAGCGAAACTAA
- a CDS encoding phenylalanine--tRNA ligase subunit alpha: MTKLSEMEYRVLAALPSDKPLPVEELVQRVAEQYGVDVPNHTENVSRLTQLALMAGQHEAGYGDQAYVMAGLKILADKGLASICETPDEELRVVQDRAGSAFEFKLPERLALQKLKLAKAGDSVSLADVTRILGKDDVRAEVKWLTKKHWCRRDADKLVLTDVGEKAACGEELGEDEKLVSMLADGKPRLVSDIRAGRSDLDVTAAIELLRGRDDIVKRRRRNRRTVTLTARGKELKTAGIEPVKEVTQLTPELLKTGKWRDVAFKHYDVKVAVAPRYPGKPHPLQRVIQETRRAFFEMGFEEVDSPVVETAFWDFDALFQPQDHPAREMQDTFYTKMPSEGQLPDKALVERVARTHEDGGDTGSTGWRYHWDIEKAKRLVLRTHTTAATIRAVAANPNPPRKVFSIGKVFRRENVDATHLPEFVQIDGIIIDEQANLATLLGTLAEFYRKMGAQKVQFRPSFFPYTEPSAEVFAYVEGLGWVEMCGSGVFRLEVTRPLGCTTPVIAWGGGLERIAMLRFGLDDIRKLYWADIDWLREAKLCR; the protein is encoded by the coding sequence ATGACAAAGCTGTCGGAGATGGAGTACCGCGTGCTCGCGGCGCTGCCGTCGGACAAACCCCTGCCCGTCGAAGAGCTCGTTCAACGCGTAGCTGAGCAGTATGGTGTTGACGTCCCAAATCACACGGAGAATGTCAGCCGGCTGACGCAGCTTGCCCTGATGGCAGGACAGCATGAGGCAGGATACGGCGACCAGGCTTACGTGATGGCAGGCCTGAAGATTCTAGCCGACAAAGGCCTGGCAAGCATCTGCGAGACCCCTGACGAAGAACTGCGGGTTGTTCAAGACCGTGCCGGCAGTGCCTTCGAGTTCAAGCTCCCGGAACGGCTAGCACTGCAAAAACTCAAGCTCGCCAAAGCCGGCGACTCAGTCAGCCTCGCAGACGTAACCAGAATATTGGGCAAGGACGATGTTCGAGCCGAGGTGAAATGGTTGACCAAGAAACATTGGTGCCGACGGGATGCAGATAAATTGGTATTGACCGACGTCGGCGAGAAGGCGGCTTGCGGCGAAGAGCTGGGCGAAGACGAGAAACTGGTCAGCATGCTTGCGGACGGAAAACCAAGGCTTGTCTCTGACATCCGGGCCGGACGCTCAGACCTTGATGTCACCGCTGCTATCGAGCTGCTGCGTGGGCGGGATGACATCGTGAAGCGACGGCGGCGCAACCGACGAACAGTGACGCTTACCGCCAGAGGAAAAGAGCTGAAGACAGCGGGCATTGAACCGGTCAAGGAAGTCACACAACTGACACCAGAACTACTCAAGACGGGCAAGTGGCGCGATGTCGCCTTCAAGCACTACGACGTGAAAGTAGCCGTGGCGCCACGCTACCCCGGCAAGCCCCATCCGCTCCAACGGGTAATCCAGGAGACTAGACGGGCGTTCTTCGAGATGGGTTTTGAGGAAGTGGACTCGCCGGTCGTTGAGACCGCATTCTGGGACTTCGATGCCTTGTTTCAGCCGCAGGACCATCCGGCCCGGGAAATGCAGGACACATTCTACACTAAGATGCCAAGCGAGGGACAATTACCCGACAAGGCATTGGTTGAACGGGTTGCGCGCACGCACGAAGACGGTGGCGACACCGGCTCGACCGGCTGGCGCTACCACTGGGACATAGAGAAGGCGAAGCGTCTGGTATTGCGCACCCACACAACCGCAGCCACCATCCGTGCAGTAGCGGCAAATCCGAACCCGCCTCGGAAGGTGTTCTCCATCGGCAAGGTTTTCCGGCGGGAGAACGTGGACGCGACCCATCTGCCTGAATTTGTGCAGATAGACGGCATCATCATTGACGAACAAGCAAACCTTGCCACCCTGCTTGGCACACTGGCCGAATTCTATCGCAAAATGGGCGCCCAGAAAGTGCAGTTCCGGCCATCGTTCTTCCCTTACACCGAGCCATCAGCAGAGGTATTTGCCTATGTCGAGGGTTTGGGCTGGGTCGAAATGTGCGGCTCTGGCGTCTTCCGGCTTGAGGTCACACGGCCACTGGGCTGCACCACACCGGTCATCGCCTGGGGGGGGGGACTGGAGCGCATTGCGATGCTCCGCTTCGGGCTCGACGACATCCGTAAGCTGTACTGGGCAGATATAGACTGGCTAAGAGAGGCAAAGCTGTGCCGGTAG
- the pheT gene encoding phenylalanine--tRNA ligase subunit beta, producing MPVANVPLGQLRRLVGRDLGRDDLVQALAELGCDVEGRAVVTSYRCGRCSQITEVLEHEDFNSKCAHCGSGDITVSGSAEVIRLNLLPVRPDMFDVAGLARALRGYLGIETGLPNFGVRASNFEVIVRAGLEEIRPYIACCVVRDLALDDETVRMLMKMQENLHWALGRNRRRASIGVYDLDTVTPGFEYRPVQPEALKFVPLFGMPDGMVAATPKQILERHPKGIGYRHLLEPFDRYPLLRDSQGKVLSMPPIINSEETRVTADTKNLLIDVTGPDLNAVTRTLAVITASLYDLGAKLESVDIVYPDGSRTTTPDLAPMRMTVTAKTARQVLGFDVPDIESCLTRMRYGIEVGNQASANLHGQCPHDRPRNESTGRMAVLVPAYRSDVMHEYDIIEDIGIAYGYQNIVPRLVPTLTVGKPQWAEEFADRCRGIMTGLGYLEIMTLVLTNDHEHFELLGMPTPASAPPRDPGLSVPSSGLPGRAMSGYCQVENPTSVDQTMLRKHLLSGLLATMRVNVSREMPQLLFEVGECFEIDPKVETGVATRHRLAAGITGPRAGFADIRQVADTLIRELDLIVSFEPLEPLETFIPGRAAKLLVRRGGRNLEWGMLGEVHPRVLENFGLGQPVALLEVTLDILL from the coding sequence GTGCCGGTAGCAAACGTACCGCTCGGGCAGCTGAGACGCTTGGTAGGCCGGGACCTGGGACGGGATGACCTCGTCCAAGCGCTTGCCGAGCTGGGCTGCGACGTCGAGGGCAGGGCAGTAGTGACGTCATACCGGTGCGGTCGGTGTAGTCAGATCACCGAGGTGCTTGAGCATGAAGATTTCAACAGCAAGTGTGCGCACTGTGGCAGCGGAGACATTACGGTGTCCGGTTCCGCTGAGGTCATAAGGCTCAACCTCCTGCCGGTGCGGCCGGATATGTTCGACGTGGCCGGATTGGCGCGGGCGCTGCGTGGATATCTGGGTATCGAGACCGGGCTGCCCAATTTCGGGGTACGGGCTTCGAACTTCGAAGTTATCGTTAGGGCCGGTCTGGAAGAAATCAGACCCTATATCGCCTGCTGTGTGGTCCGGGACCTCGCGCTCGACGATGAGACGGTCCGGATGCTCATGAAGATGCAGGAGAATTTGCACTGGGCCTTGGGCCGGAATCGCCGGCGCGCCTCAATTGGCGTCTATGACCTCGACACGGTGACACCGGGCTTTGAGTACCGACCGGTGCAGCCAGAGGCGCTCAAGTTCGTGCCACTCTTCGGTATGCCGGATGGTATGGTTGCGGCGACGCCCAAGCAGATATTGGAACGGCACCCGAAGGGCATCGGTTACCGGCATTTGCTTGAACCTTTTGACCGCTACCCCCTCCTGCGCGACAGCCAGGGGAAGGTGCTTTCGATGCCACCGATCATCAACAGCGAAGAAACACGGGTAACTGCGGATACCAAGAACCTGCTCATTGACGTAACCGGCCCGGACCTGAATGCCGTTACCCGCACCCTCGCCGTCATAACCGCAAGCCTGTACGACCTTGGCGCCAAGCTTGAGTCCGTAGACATCGTTTACCCGGACGGCAGCAGGACGACAACACCCGACCTTGCGCCTATGAGGATGACCGTGACTGCGAAGACCGCAAGACAGGTGCTTGGCTTCGACGTACCTGATATCGAGAGCTGTCTGACGCGCATGCGCTATGGTATTGAAGTCGGCAACCAGGCGAGTGCCAATCTGCACGGTCAATGTCCGCACGACCGGCCGCGTAACGAGTCAACCGGCCGGATGGCGGTTCTGGTTCCGGCGTACCGTAGCGACGTAATGCACGAGTATGATATCATCGAAGACATCGGTATCGCCTACGGGTATCAAAACATCGTACCGCGACTAGTACCGACGCTGACCGTTGGCAAGCCTCAGTGGGCCGAGGAGTTTGCCGACCGGTGTCGCGGGATAATGACTGGCCTCGGTTATCTGGAAATCATGACACTGGTGCTCACGAACGACCACGAACACTTCGAACTGCTCGGGATGCCGACTCCTGCCAGCGCTCCACCACGAGACCCTGGGCTGAGCGTCCCGAGTTCCGGGCTGCCTGGACGTGCAATGTCCGGTTACTGCCAAGTCGAAAACCCGACTAGTGTGGACCAGACAATGCTTCGCAAACATCTCCTTTCAGGCCTGCTTGCCACCATGCGCGTAAACGTAAGCCGGGAAATGCCACAATTACTGTTTGAGGTTGGCGAGTGTTTTGAAATTGACCCTAAGGTTGAGACTGGTGTCGCCACTAGGCACCGACTGGCCGCGGGCATCACCGGACCAAGGGCCGGGTTTGCCGACATCCGCCAGGTTGCCGACACTCTCATCCGCGAACTTGACCTCATCGTCAGCTTCGAACCGCTAGAACCCCTTGAGACCTTCATACCAGGTCGAGCTGCCAAGCTTCTTGTGCGTCGTGGTGGCCGCAACCTGGAGTGGGGCATGTTGGGCGAAGTTCATCCACGAGTGCTTGAGAACTTCGGGCTCGGCCAGCCGGTCGCGTTACTCGAAGTCACGCTCGATATCCTCCTGTAG